In Halococcus salifodinae DSM 8989, one DNA window encodes the following:
- a CDS encoding endonuclease V, whose product MKPVRPAFVPDPSASREAMEALQREIAAAAAFADDFGFDSAAVSTTAATHTLDSIADDRTAAGPSHDDPPTVVGVDQAFLDDRAVGAIVALRGGEVIERAHAVVDLEFPYVPGLLSFRETGAILAAFENLDVEPDLAVFDGSGRIHYREAGLATHMGVTLDLPAVGVAKGLLCGAPQGSLDDLPEGTRVAIAANDSVETADDVDTVIGYALQTRQYDSGNRHINPVYVSAGHRVGGDTAADLVERLCDGYKLPEPTRLADSYADEVKRDHSG is encoded by the coding sequence ATGAAACCCGTCCGCCCCGCGTTCGTTCCCGATCCGTCGGCCTCACGCGAGGCGATGGAGGCCCTCCAGCGGGAGATCGCCGCGGCCGCGGCCTTCGCCGACGATTTCGGATTCGATTCGGCAGCGGTATCGACGACCGCCGCCACGCATACCCTCGATTCGATCGCCGACGATCGAACGGCCGCAGGCCCGTCGCACGACGACCCACCGACCGTCGTCGGTGTCGATCAGGCCTTCCTCGACGATCGGGCGGTCGGAGCGATCGTCGCCCTCCGCGGCGGTGAGGTGATCGAACGCGCCCACGCCGTCGTCGATCTCGAATTCCCCTACGTTCCCGGTTTGCTTTCCTTCCGAGAAACCGGCGCGATCCTCGCGGCGTTCGAGAACCTCGACGTCGAGCCGGATCTCGCGGTGTTCGACGGCAGCGGTCGGATCCACTACCGCGAGGCCGGTCTCGCGACTCACATGGGCGTCACGCTCGATCTGCCGGCTGTCGGCGTCGCCAAGGGACTGCTCTGTGGCGCGCCCCAAGGATCGCTCGACGACCTTCCCGAGGGAACGCGCGTCGCCATCGCGGCCAACGACAGCGTCGAGACAGCGGACGACGTCGACACCGTCATCGGCTACGCGCTCCAGACTCGCCAGTACGACTCCGGAAACCGACACATCAACCCGGTGTATGTGAGTGCAGGCCACCGTGTCGGCGGCGACACGGCCGCCGATCTCGTCGAACGGCTCTGTGATGGGTACAAGCTTCCCGAACCGACGCGACTCGCCGACAGCTATGCCGACGAGGTGAAGCGCGATCACAGTGGCTGA
- a CDS encoding helix-turn-helix domain-containing protein — MTTQNNPPLGQELRARRQSRGLHQMEVAATLETTTTVVAAWEDGDQVPSDEHAAALVELFSESEQS; from the coding sequence ATGACAACGCAGAATAACCCGCCACTCGGTCAGGAACTCCGCGCTCGCCGTCAGTCCCGTGGTCTCCATCAGATGGAAGTCGCGGCCACTCTCGAAACCACGACGACCGTGGTCGCGGCGTGGGAGGACGGCGACCAGGTTCCGAGCGACGAACACGCGGCCGCGCTCGTGGAGCTGTTCAGCGAGAGCGAGCAGTCCTGA
- a CDS encoding AEC family transporter: MSLLSIFASAILPIVTIAAVGFVLGRVRSIAVDPLNTVTIYVLAPALVFHSIATTDIGGETLVKLVVGVVGFILVMAMAAEIVGRALGEDEPIRSALVLVSSFSNSGNFGIPLSAFAFGVVGRATAVVYLVGQSVVVYTVGVYLASRSGGDGGFGSVKRVFELPLVYAVVLAALVRWLGVVPPADGTTMSTLKLVGDAAIPLMLLLVGIQLANTNYGTAVARVGTANALKLVVAPVVGFAIAALLGFENTTVARVFVLECAAPAAITPLILVIEMGSDRSVGGITAPEYVSAAVLTTTLASVPVLTGVIAVLDTDLVGSFL, encoded by the coding sequence ATGTCCCTCCTCTCGATCTTCGCGAGCGCCATTCTCCCCATCGTCACGATCGCGGCAGTCGGTTTCGTTCTCGGTCGCGTGCGCTCGATCGCAGTCGACCCGCTCAACACCGTGACGATCTACGTGCTGGCCCCGGCGCTCGTCTTTCACAGCATCGCGACCACCGACATCGGTGGGGAGACGCTCGTGAAACTCGTCGTGGGCGTCGTCGGATTCATCCTCGTCATGGCGATGGCCGCGGAGATCGTCGGGCGCGCGCTCGGCGAGGACGAACCCATCCGGAGCGCGCTCGTGCTCGTGAGCTCCTTTTCGAACTCGGGCAACTTCGGCATCCCACTTTCGGCGTTCGCGTTCGGGGTGGTCGGCCGCGCGACCGCCGTGGTCTATCTCGTCGGCCAGAGCGTCGTGGTCTACACCGTGGGCGTCTATCTCGCCTCCCGCTCCGGCGGCGACGGCGGGTTCGGCTCGGTCAAGCGGGTGTTCGAACTTCCCCTCGTCTACGCGGTCGTGCTCGCGGCGCTTGTGCGCTGGCTCGGGGTCGTCCCGCCCGCCGACGGCACCACGATGAGTACGCTAAAACTCGTCGGCGACGCGGCGATCCCGCTGATGTTGTTGCTCGTCGGTATCCAGCTCGCGAACACGAACTACGGCACGGCGGTCGCACGCGTCGGCACCGCGAACGCGCTCAAACTCGTGGTCGCACCGGTCGTCGGGTTCGCCATCGCGGCCCTGCTCGGTTTCGAGAACACGACGGTCGCACGGGTGTTCGTGCTCGAATGTGCCGCGCCCGCGGCGATCACCCCATTGATCCTCGTGATCGAGATGGGGAGCGACCGCTCAGTGGGCGGCATCACCGCTCCCGAGTACGTCAGCGCCGCCGTCCTGACCACGACGCTCGCGAGTGTCCCCGTCCTCACCGGGGTGATCGCGGTGCTCGATACCGATCTCGTCGGGTCGTTTCTCTAA
- a CDS encoding SDR family oxidoreductase — MTTKTVLITGCSSGIGRATAEAFRDEEWTVYATARDEKDLSALAQSGCETAALDITDDEAVTAVIDRIVDDTGRIDCLVNNAGYGQFGPIEDVPIGLVRDQFDANVYGPHRLTRAVLPHMRDRGTGTIVNVSSTAGRFATPAKGVYAGSKFALEAMTDALRTEIADYGIDVAVVAPGPVNTDFEDRAADELAGLERSGAYETFYDLLDDSRTVVEGGVGTVSPAEVAEAVVDAAVSPNPPARYPVGPLASLAEYARFLPAGVRNQLYSLVRRVV; from the coding sequence ATGACCACGAAGACCGTGCTGATCACCGGCTGTTCGTCGGGCATCGGTCGCGCGACCGCCGAGGCCTTCCGCGACGAGGAGTGGACGGTGTACGCGACCGCCCGCGACGAGAAGGATCTGTCGGCGCTCGCCCAGTCTGGCTGTGAGACCGCAGCGCTCGACATCACCGACGACGAGGCGGTGACGGCCGTGATCGATCGCATCGTCGACGACACCGGCCGAATCGACTGCCTCGTGAACAACGCTGGCTACGGCCAGTTCGGCCCGATCGAGGACGTGCCGATCGGCCTCGTCCGCGACCAGTTCGACGCCAACGTCTACGGCCCGCACCGACTGACGCGCGCCGTCCTCCCACATATGCGCGATCGGGGGACAGGAACCATCGTGAACGTCTCTAGCACCGCCGGCCGGTTCGCTACGCCCGCCAAGGGCGTCTACGCGGGCTCGAAGTTCGCGCTCGAAGCCATGACTGACGCGCTCCGCACGGAGATCGCGGATTATGGGATCGACGTCGCGGTCGTCGCGCCGGGACCGGTGAACACCGACTTCGAGGACCGCGCCGCAGACGAACTCGCCGGCCTCGAACGCTCGGGCGCGTACGAGACGTTCTACGATCTCCTCGACGATTCGCGCACCGTCGTCGAGGGCGGTGTGGGAACCGTCTCGCCCGCCGAGGTCGCCGAGGCCGTCGTCGATGCGGCAGTCTCACCGAACCCGCCCGCGCGCTATCCCGTCGGACCGCTCGCGAGCCTCGCCGAGTACGCCCGCTTCCTCCCCGCCGGCGTCCGAAACCAGCTCTACAGTCTCGTCCGTCGCGTGGTGTAG
- a CDS encoding rhomboid family intramembrane serine protease has protein sequence MATCDQCGRSENMPYHCQHCGGTYCGEHRLPENHGCPGLDDWDDPSGIFDSGFDDSADNRGGRSSSGRLSGALDTGVGGPLGFFRGNMTFVFLGLMFITFGLQYIVAPLFDVGPDLWSALFVISPEHPLYVWTWFTSIFAHGGLWHLLVNAIVIYFFGQLVEEYVGSRDFALLFLGSGVLAGLAQMGVGIVQNDPTGALGASGAALAILGVLTVLNPDLRVYLYFFIPVPIWLLTVGYAAVSVSGALGVPILPGVANIAHLAGLVIGLAYGQHVKGRVNARNRLQFGGGRGGGGMGGRGRGPF, from the coding sequence ATGGCGACGTGCGACCAGTGTGGTCGGAGCGAGAACATGCCGTATCACTGCCAGCACTGCGGCGGCACCTACTGCGGCGAGCACCGCCTCCCCGAGAACCACGGCTGCCCTGGGCTCGACGACTGGGACGATCCCTCGGGTATCTTCGACAGCGGCTTCGACGATAGCGCCGACAACCGCGGCGGCCGGTCGTCGTCGGGGCGGCTCTCCGGGGCCCTCGACACCGGCGTCGGCGGGCCGCTCGGCTTTTTCCGCGGGAACATGACCTTCGTGTTCCTGGGGCTGATGTTCATCACGTTCGGCCTGCAGTACATCGTTGCACCGCTGTTCGATGTCGGGCCAGACCTCTGGAGTGCATTGTTCGTGATTTCGCCGGAGCACCCCCTATATGTCTGGACGTGGTTCACGTCGATCTTCGCCCACGGCGGCCTCTGGCACCTCCTCGTCAACGCCATCGTGATCTACTTCTTCGGCCAACTGGTCGAGGAGTACGTCGGGTCGCGGGATTTCGCCCTCCTCTTTCTCGGGAGCGGCGTGCTCGCTGGCCTCGCTCAGATGGGGGTCGGGATCGTACAGAACGATCCCACGGGTGCGCTCGGCGCGAGCGGCGCGGCCCTCGCCATTCTCGGTGTGCTCACGGTCCTGAACCCCGATCTCCGGGTCTATCTCTACTTCTTCATCCCCGTCCCGATCTGGCTGCTCACCGTGGGGTACGCCGCGGTCTCGGTTTCGGGAGCCCTTGGCGTCCCGATCCTTCCCGGCGTCGCCAATATCGCCCACCTCGCCGGCCTCGTCATCGGACTCGCCTACGGCCAACACGTCAAAGGCCGGGTGAACGCACGGAACCGCCTCCAGTTCGGCGGCGGTCGCGGCGGTGGCGGGATGGGTGGCCGCGGGCGCGGCCCGTTCTGA
- a CDS encoding FAD-binding and (Fe-S)-binding domain-containing protein, with protein sequence MAAEEASDTADLSTSVDTLGHDHADVAEHRALAADLREAVRGEVGFDEYSQVLYATDGSIYQARPAGVVRPRDIEDVRAAVRIAAEHDVPVLPRGAGSSLAGQTVGPGCVVLDCSRHMDSILNVDPHDRTATVQPGVVQDHLDAHLDEWGLKFAPDPASSNRATIGGGIGNNSTGAHSVRYGITDAYTEELRVVLADGSLIHTREVVLDSPEWEALVGKDDREAALYRTVRSLVEENAEEIAERYPSLKRSVSGYNLHKVVYENDAGEEVINLSKLFVGAEGTLGVVVEATLGLVTKPESTALALYCFSDLVDAMAAVPAALDFDVSAVELMDDEVFRLAGDSTEFAQYVDPIPEGTAAALMLEFDSECCEDFEAAIEGTNAHFVEQGAAFDVLEAYSAEDQSKLWKLRKAAIPLLMSLEGDPKPYPFIEDATVPPEELAEYVVEFEEILADHDTSAAYFAHAGSGTLHIRPILNLKEGDGIEAMHSISEDVTSLVMEHDGAFSGEHGDGLARTEFNPKMYGPDLWGAFQELKLVADPDCRMNPGTVVYWDEDDKNAPADGRGVGADMRENLRYGAEYSSLEPQTTMAFDERGSDEVGNDGAGSDGNEDGEGFSHLVELCNGCGTCRQTDSETMCPTYRASHEEIQTTRGRANLLRAAISGELPEEELYSERFQEEVLDLCVGCKGCASDCPTGVDMAKLKTEVKHQYHEREGVDRRERLFANVDRLAALGSRFAPVSNWLPKLPGARAAMEKTMGIARERELPQFTSESLEDWFDARGGAAIPPAEAEAKVLLFPDTYTNYSHPRPGKAAVLVLEAAGVHVEIPDDVAPSGRPAYSKGLLDVAGERARTNVEALDPLVRDGWAVAFVEPSDAVMVQDEYLDLLPDSEAATRVSESAYGVLEHLDRFRLDDRIDFTAPDTSLTYHGHCNQKALAKDHHAVGVLRRAGYDVDPLDSGCCGMAGSFGYEAEHYDLSQAIGNILFDQVDASNGDRVVAPGTSCRTQLGDRDDESRPRHPIEAAAVALDR encoded by the coding sequence ATGGCTGCCGAGGAGGCTTCCGATACAGCCGATCTTTCGACATCGGTCGACACGCTGGGCCACGACCACGCCGATGTCGCCGAGCACCGTGCGCTCGCCGCCGATCTGCGCGAGGCGGTGCGCGGCGAAGTGGGGTTCGACGAGTACTCCCAGGTGCTCTACGCCACCGACGGCAGCATCTATCAGGCGCGACCCGCGGGCGTGGTCCGCCCGCGCGATATCGAGGACGTTCGGGCGGCAGTTCGGATCGCCGCCGAGCACGACGTCCCCGTGCTCCCGCGCGGCGCGGGGTCGTCACTCGCGGGTCAAACGGTCGGTCCCGGCTGCGTCGTGCTCGACTGCAGCCGTCACATGGATTCGATCCTCAACGTCGATCCCCATGATCGAACTGCGACCGTCCAGCCGGGCGTCGTCCAGGATCACCTCGACGCCCACCTCGACGAGTGGGGACTCAAGTTCGCGCCCGACCCCGCCTCCTCGAACCGCGCGACGATCGGCGGCGGGATCGGAAACAACTCGACGGGCGCGCACTCGGTCCGGTACGGCATCACCGACGCCTACACCGAGGAACTTCGGGTGGTGCTCGCCGACGGCTCGCTGATCCACACTCGCGAGGTCGTCCTCGACAGTCCGGAGTGGGAGGCGTTGGTGGGGAAGGACGACCGCGAAGCAGCACTCTATCGCACAGTCCGGAGTCTCGTCGAGGAGAACGCCGAGGAGATCGCGGAGCGGTATCCGAGCCTGAAGCGGTCGGTGTCGGGGTACAATCTCCACAAAGTCGTGTACGAAAACGACGCTGGCGAGGAGGTCATCAACCTCTCGAAGCTGTTCGTCGGCGCGGAGGGGACCCTCGGCGTCGTGGTCGAAGCGACGCTCGGTCTCGTGACGAAACCCGAATCGACCGCGCTCGCGCTCTACTGTTTTTCCGATCTGGTCGACGCGATGGCGGCGGTGCCAGCAGCGCTCGATTTCGACGTGAGCGCGGTCGAGCTGATGGACGACGAGGTGTTCCGACTCGCGGGCGACTCCACCGAGTTCGCCCAGTACGTCGATCCGATTCCCGAGGGCACAGCGGCGGCGCTGATGCTGGAGTTCGATTCCGAGTGTTGCGAGGACTTCGAGGCCGCCATCGAGGGAACGAACGCCCACTTCGTGGAACAGGGCGCGGCGTTCGACGTGCTGGAAGCGTACTCGGCCGAGGACCAATCGAAGCTCTGGAAACTCCGGAAGGCCGCGATCCCGCTCCTGATGAGTCTGGAGGGCGATCCCAAACCCTACCCCTTCATCGAGGACGCCACCGTTCCGCCCGAAGAACTCGCGGAGTACGTCGTCGAGTTCGAGGAAATCCTCGCCGACCACGACACGTCGGCGGCGTACTTCGCCCACGCCGGTTCGGGAACCCTCCACATCCGACCCATCTTGAACCTCAAAGAGGGGGACGGCATCGAGGCGATGCACTCGATTTCGGAAGACGTCACCTCGCTCGTCATGGAGCACGACGGGGCCTTCTCGGGCGAGCACGGCGACGGTCTCGCGCGCACCGAGTTCAACCCGAAGATGTACGGCCCCGACCTCTGGGGGGCGTTCCAGGAGCTCAAACTCGTTGCCGATCCCGACTGCCGGATGAACCCCGGCACGGTCGTCTACTGGGACGAGGACGACAAAAACGCGCCGGCGGACGGGCGCGGCGTCGGCGCGGACATGCGCGAGAACCTCCGATACGGTGCAGAATACTCGTCGCTCGAACCGCAGACGACGATGGCGTTCGACGAGAGGGGAAGCGACGAGGTCGGAAATGACGGGGCCGGAAGCGACGGGAATGAAGACGGTGAGGGGTTTTCACACCTCGTCGAGCTCTGCAACGGCTGTGGGACCTGCCGACAGACCGACAGCGAGACGATGTGTCCGACCTACCGCGCCTCGCACGAGGAGATTCAGACCACACGCGGCCGGGCGAACCTCCTCCGGGCGGCGATCTCGGGAGAGCTTCCCGAGGAGGAGCTCTACTCCGAGCGATTCCAAGAGGAGGTGCTCGACCTCTGTGTCGGCTGCAAGGGCTGTGCAAGCGACTGTCCAACTGGTGTGGACATGGCGAAGCTCAAAACCGAGGTCAAACACCAGTACCACGAGCGCGAGGGGGTCGATCGCCGCGAGCGCCTGTTCGCGAACGTCGACCGGCTCGCGGCGCTCGGGAGTCGGTTCGCGCCTGTCTCGAACTGGCTGCCGAAGCTACCGGGGGCGCGCGCCGCGATGGAGAAAACGATGGGAATCGCCCGCGAGCGCGAACTTCCCCAGTTCACGAGCGAGTCTCTCGAAGACTGGTTCGACGCGCGCGGCGGTGCGGCGATCCCGCCCGCTGAGGCCGAGGCGAAGGTCCTCCTCTTCCCCGACACATACACCAACTACAGCCATCCCCGGCCAGGGAAGGCGGCGGTCCTGGTGCTGGAGGCTGCCGGCGTTCACGTCGAAATCCCCGACGACGTCGCACCGAGCGGTCGGCCCGCCTACTCGAAGGGGTTGCTCGACGTCGCCGGCGAGCGCGCGCGGACGAACGTCGAAGCGCTCGATCCGCTCGTCCGGGACGGCTGGGCGGTCGCGTTCGTCGAACCCTCCGACGCCGTAATGGTTCAGGACGAGTATCTCGATCTGCTCCCCGACAGCGAGGCGGCGACGCGGGTTTCCGAGAGCGCCTACGGCGTGCTCGAACACCTCGACCGATTCCGACTCGACGATCGGATCGATTTCACTGCGCCCGACACGTCGCTCACGTACCACGGCCACTGCAACCAGAAGGCGCTCGCGAAGGACCACCACGCGGTCGGCGTTCTGCGGCGGGCGGGCTACGACGTCGATCCGCTCGATTCGGGCTGCTGTGGGATGGCCGGCTCGTTTGGCTACGAGGCCGAACACTACGATCTCTCACAGGCGATCGGGAACATCCTCTTCGATCAGGTCGATGCGAGCAACGGCGATCGAGTGGTCGCACCCGGCACTTCCTGTCGCACCCAGCTCGGCGACCGGGACGACGAATCACGGCCGCGCCACCCGATCGAGGCGGCCGCGGTGGCGCTCGATCGCTGA
- a CDS encoding GAF domain-containing protein, whose protein sequence is MNDEETPSSIAPKPDEGTRDALQNVVAEFGCTSGTLHRKDEDGLQLVASVGIPDSVLSRIETIPVGKGMAGLAAERMEPVDVCNLQTDDSGVAEDGARATGMEGSLAAPIIGEDGTLEGTIGVGKPEQYEFTAEERQGLMSIGKQIVSHDNAE, encoded by the coding sequence ATGAACGACGAAGAGACACCGTCTTCCATCGCGCCGAAACCCGACGAGGGAACGAGGGACGCTCTCCAAAATGTCGTCGCGGAGTTCGGCTGTACGTCAGGCACGCTCCATCGAAAGGACGAAGACGGGTTACAGCTCGTCGCTTCCGTCGGTATTCCGGATTCCGTTCTTTCTCGGATCGAGACGATCCCGGTCGGCAAAGGAATGGCTGGATTGGCGGCCGAGCGAATGGAGCCAGTCGATGTCTGTAATCTACAGACGGACGACTCCGGCGTCGCCGAAGACGGCGCACGCGCGACGGGAATGGAAGGATCGCTTGCTGCCCCGATCATCGGAGAGGATGGCACGCTCGAAGGAACGATTGGGGTCGGTAAGCCGGAACAGTACGAGTTTACCGCCGAAGAACGTCAGGGGCTGATGAGCATCGGTAAGCAGATCGTCTCGCATGACAACGCAGAATAA
- a CDS encoding DUF5788 family protein, protein MQPYERKQLLARVEREGATVGASIPETIDVQGDRLALREFVFETRSRESVPASERDRVEQAKKNLRRERLQRKHLLEDADIPHEEGERLVESIVGIDRALNALGDLGTSDIEREADANEAADRKRWMSFLKQALGNEDSSARR, encoded by the coding sequence ATGCAACCATACGAGCGAAAACAGCTCCTCGCGCGGGTCGAGCGCGAGGGCGCGACCGTGGGAGCGTCGATTCCCGAGACGATCGACGTTCAGGGCGATCGGCTCGCGCTCCGGGAGTTCGTTTTCGAAACGCGATCACGCGAGTCGGTGCCGGCAAGCGAGCGTGACCGAGTCGAACAGGCGAAAAAGAACCTCCGACGCGAACGCCTCCAGCGCAAGCACCTCCTCGAAGACGCCGACATCCCGCACGAAGAGGGCGAGCGGCTGGTCGAGAGCATCGTCGGCATCGACCGCGCGCTGAACGCGCTCGGCGATCTCGGAACCTCTGACATCGAGCGCGAGGCCGACGCGAACGAGGCCGCCGATCGGAAACGTTGGATGTCGTTCCTGAAACAAGCGCTCGGGAACGAGGACTCGAGCGCTCGGCGGTGA